Part of the Candidatus Hydrogenedentota bacterium genome is shown below.
TTGAGCTAGATGCCTCCGTCCACGACGTATCGATGGGCATCGTTATCGTTGCGCATGGCGAGATTGTGCTTCTTCGTCGAGCCATCCTTCAGCTTGATTTCGTAGGGTATGAACCAGCCGGGGTAGAGTCCGGATTGGAAGGCCGAGCCAAGTTCAATCACTTGCAGCCCGCCGAGGTACTGCTTGATGCGGTCGTCGGCCGAGGACGCGAACCAATACTTCGCCATCTCATCCCAGTCATTCTGGGCGCATGCCTGGAAGAAGTTTTGCGCGGCCTCGCGAGGATCCATTTTCGCGTACTTTTCGTTATCGCTCACGGGAGCCAATTCGCCGACGGTAACGGCGTCTTCGGGCAGTTGCAGCGCGAACAAGGTTTCGTCTTGAGGCAAGTCGTAGGAGACGTCTTTCGTTTCGAAAACCAGCACGTCACCCTGCGGGGTATGCACGTAGATTTCCAGACCCTTGAGCAGTTTCGTTTCCGGTTCGAAACGGTATACGCGGAGGTTGTCCGAGTCTGCAATGCTGGAGTCCTTCAGCCAATCGTTCACATAGGTACCTTGGGCTTTGGCTTCGACGCGGAGGACATCCTCGGTTTCGCCTTCGGCGGAAGTTTCGTACGTCAGGGAAATCTCCGAGCCTTGTTCGTTTGCGAGCGACACTTCGTTGCTCAAGAGGTCTTCGACGTTTATGAGAGACGTCATCCAACCGACAAATCCGGGAGAATCGCCGGCACGTGCCACCATATTGGGGCGAATGAACAGAGTAGACTTCTCGCCGTCCAAGACGGCGATGCGTCCTGGTTTCTCGACGCGCCAGCGCAGCGGTTCCGAGAAATCGGCCCACAGTTCCACGGGCACCATGTCTTGATCGAGCGCGATCATCTCGAAGTTGTCATTGGGCAGAGTTCGCATCTCCGCTTTGATGTGCATCGCCTGCACGCGGGCCATGGCGTGCACCGCTTCTCCGAGGAAGCGGAATGCTGTGACGGGTTTGGTTCCACTGGTCTTTACGTACCAGAGTCCGAACGACGCGCCTGCGCACACCACCAATGCCGCTGCCGCGGCCAACCCCGCGCGCCAGACCCTGAAGGGGTTGCGCTGTCGAATGGGCTTCGTATCTTGAATAGCGTTCATTACTGCCTCCGTGAAGCCTGTAGAAGCGGCGACGCGCGGCGCCGGAAACGCTTCCAAAGTCTTCTTCAATTCCGAATACATCTTTTCGCACACGGGGCAGGCTTCCAGGTGATCGTGCAGCGAAGGGTCAGTGGCATGAGCGGATGCATCGAGCAGGTCCGTCATTCGCTCTTGCGCTTCACGGCAATTCATGGGTGCGCTCCGTTTCTGCCGGCAACAACCGGCGCAGTTTTTCGAGACCATGCCGAAACCGTGACTTGACCGTTCCCAAAGAGATCCCCAGCACTTCCGCGATCTCCACAAACCGCAATTCATCGAAGATTCGCAGCCGGACCACATCCGCGTGCCTCCGTGGAAGCCGGGCGATGAGCTTTTCGGTTTCGCGCCAGGCTTCCAATGCGGCCAGACGTTGGGATGCCGTTGCAGAGCCGTCGGCAATCTCACTGGCGACGGCAAGCTCCAACGGTCTGCTGTCGAAACGGCGGCGGCGCAGGGCGTCCGTGCAAGCGTTTGTGGTAGCGCGAAACAGGTAGGCCGAGACGTGCGTGACGGCGCGCGGGCGATCCAGGTTTGCGTACATCCGCGTGAAGACTTCCTGGACCACTTCTTCCGCTTCTTGAAAGAAGCCGAGCCGCCGAAATGCGTGCCGGACCAGCTTGTCCTTACTCGCGTTTACCAGCGCTTCGAATTCAACTCTGTTTCGCGGCCAGCGGATATCCGACTCGTCGTGCGGCTCCGCGGTCATAACGGGTTTCTCTTTCCATGCAACGGTAACTGGGTAGGTCATCTCCGGAGACTCCCTGTCTGCCGATAGTGTAGACGGTTCGAGAGCGCAAAAGGATCAAGGGGAGCCGGGTAGACAGAAGAAAAGGACCCGACTCTTGTATGAACCGGGTCCCGGATGGTGCTGATTTTGGAGAGGTTAGGCTGCGCCGGCTGC
Proteins encoded:
- a CDS encoding RNA polymerase sigma factor, producing MTYPVTVAWKEKPVMTAEPHDESDIRWPRNRVEFEALVNASKDKLVRHAFRRLGFFQEAEEVVQEVFTRMYANLDRPRAVTHVSAYLFRATTNACTDALRRRRFDSRPLELAVASEIADGSATASQRLAALEAWRETEKLIARLPRRHADVVRLRIFDELRFVEIAEVLGISLGTVKSRFRHGLEKLRRLLPAETERTHELP